From the genome of Torulaspora globosa chromosome 2, complete sequence, one region includes:
- a CDS encoding uncharacterized protein (ancestral locus Anc_3.337), producing the protein MSWLAPLKWAVALYLLSSYKSLPGAYFVRFYATIIPNIVFPYVTGLKTKNLEKLAANRRACFGTFTVATYASPFECDFYLHKSNSTYFEELDIYRSGLMTKVFQKLFLKSQRWPYIPVANVFTNFLKEIKPFEKYDVSSRILCWDEKWIYVMSRFTKNNGKTLCSLSLTKYVLKDGRKTIPPKEALEFCGLYNEEVAEISAQNLKLLTEDSGFHETHQLEALDEQYLQL; encoded by the coding sequence ATGTCTTGGTTGGCACCTCTGAAGTGGGCTGTGGCATTGTATCTGTTGTCGTCTTATAAATCTTTGCCTGGGGCCTACTTCGTCAGGTTTTATGCAACGATCATCCCGAATATTGTCTTCCCTTATGTTACCGGCTTGAAGACTAAAAatctcgagaaattggcTGCTAATAGACGTGCCTGTTTTGGAACTTTCACTGTTGCCACCTATGCGTCGCCTTTTGAATGCGATTTTTACTTGCATAAGAGCAACAGCACGTAtttcgaagagctggatATTTACAGAAGTGGGTTGATGACAAAAGTGTTCCAGAAactgttcttgaaatcgCAGCGTTGGCCATATATTCCGGTGGCTAACGTTTTCACGAATTTTCTCAAAGAAATCAAGccatttgaaaaatacGACGTTAGCTCACGCATTCTTTGCTGGGACGAGAAATGGATCTATGTGATGAGCAGGTTTACGAAAAATAATGGCAAAACGCTTTGCTCGCTGTCTCTTACCAAATATGTTCTGAAGGATGGCAGAAAGACAATTCCGCCTAAAGAGGCGCTGGAATTCTGTGGTCTGTACAATGAAGAGGTGGCAGAGATTTCCGCTCAAAATTTAAAACTACTCACCGAGGACTCTGGATTCCACGAGACTCATCAATTGGAGGCGTTGGACGAGCAGTATCTGCAACTTTAG
- the RXT2 gene encoding Rxt2p (ancestral locus Anc_3.336): MALDNLLQPEDEACYIQAFCRHVIKEKSGNYPALKKSADGTQVYPGAAGITSNRGNKLLQKAELVTRQVMNSSKPLNEESVYYNGSEHSLLKRRKKIKSSVDEDDDGDEEVDLSKLVDVRKILTPISSLADVTRHDAIRRTFESGMLRDLSLQTSILIEKEQNSVMRYAKLLELFLGEHPEPLREDVLKLPMYDHNLKLPDEDNADDDEKDEAEQQQDTTERDNDGEDPFFALPRVGGPEALLSLLPSVNSPEVAEEAEATRQLAQIALQRNQEFIRNLQTVRSALVKANRVRERILSWSREYTGYAEDDVTVPNALRAVKRGLISATTNMSMGGGVRRSEEILEDDMEGG, encoded by the coding sequence ATGGCATTGGACAATTTGCTGCAaccagaggatgaggcCTGTTATATTCAAGCCTTTTGTAGGCATGTGATAAAGGAGAAGAGTGGGAACTATCcggcattgaagaaatctgcAGATGGGACACAGGTTTATCCTGGCGCTGCTGGAATAACTTCCAACAGAGGAAATAAACTTCTGCAGAAAGCTGAGCTTGTCACGCGTCAAGTTATGAATAGTTCGAAGCCTCTCAATGAAGAAAGCGTTTACTATAACGGATCTGAGCacagtcttttgaagagaaggaaaaaaattaAGTCTTCAGtagatgaggatgatgacggcgatgaagaagttgattTATCAAAGTTGGTTGACGTCCGAAAGATTTTAACCCCGATATCGTCATTGGCAGACGTGACAAGGCATGACGCTATTAGACGAACGTTTGAAAGCGGGATGCTGCGTGATTTGTCCCTCCAGACAAGCATACTGATTGAGAAGGAGCAGAATTCTGTCATGCGGTACGcgaagctgctggagctttTCCTTGGCGAGCATCCAGAACCACTCCGGGAAGACGTTCTCAAGCTTCCAATGTATGACCacaatttgaagcttccaGACGAAGACAACGCagatgatgacgaaaagGACGAAGCGGAACAACAGCAGGACACTACAGAGCGCGACAATGACGGTGAAGATCCGTTTTTCGCCCTTCCTCGCGTCGGCGGACCAGAGGCTCTGCTCAGTCTATTGCCATCAGTCAACAGCCCTGAGGTGGcggaagaagctgaagcaaCCAGACAGCTAGCTCAAATTGCGCTCCAGAGAAATCAGGAGTTCATCCGGAATCTTCAAACAGTTAGGTCCGCACTGGTAAAGGCCAACAGAGTTAGAGAACGTATACTCTCGTGGAGCCGTGAGTATACGGGTTACGCAGAGGACGATGTCACGGTACCGAACGCTCTTCGTGCAGTGAAGCGAGGACTCATAAGTGCTACGACGAATATGTCCATGGGAGGTGGCGTCCGTCGGTCGGAagagatcttggaagaTGACATGGAGGGAGGCTAG
- the PBY1 gene encoding putative tubulin tyrosine ligase (ancestral locus Anc_3.335) — protein MRVLLTNDDGPLNDQFSGYIRPFVQVLKRLYPHWELTVCVPHVQKSWIGKAHLAGKKLSAQFLYSKMDSDDNSYLGPFIQPQTAASNSKLPRTVINTEVSHDDIEWILIDGTPASCVNLGLHHLSTEKFDLVVSGPNVGRNTSAAYITSSGTVGAAMEAVIAGNVKSVAVSWAYFDGVKNVSSSLMEMASKRSLQIIDHLYHNWDPRTDFYSINVPLVENLSYETKAVYTSIWDNRWGPIFSGPHIECGPTNDEIEDGSENQMISFEWAPNFKSHTSSKHHTNDDVVDRDIVEDGKISVTGIRSTYLHSVHLNGELPLRAPDKDVSDVSFVITIDPNDYIHGPLKNAITKWIPNAQIVTTLPAKSGGSQRLFHYGDYEDLDMERLASGAESYFANSYIYRKALIRKHYLTQTINHFVAKNPKSILSRAYLESFIIDLDYAEFLDDALDENWELRQELESEQYWWIVKPSMSDKGQGIRVFKTIEDLQAIFDSFDEDDIDDEANVVDSNRIIISQLRHFVIQRYLEKPLLLPSMNNRKFHIRCYISCRGALKVYVYDRMLALFAPSKFETLDHDRYSPTSVDDLACHLTNTCLQSKRAQKELSVVEFDSLNDLTLDDKLRIKQQIHQVAHDIFLAAVQVNSFNFQPLPNAFETFGVDFLVDENLDIKLLEINAYPDFKQTGNDLKDLIDGLFDHAVEKLVLPLLQREESANKTSHSDFVQVLDYSPNDWR, from the coding sequence ATGCGTGTGCTGCTGACCAACGATGACGGTCCGTTGAATGATCAGTTCTCAGGTTACATCAGGCCGTTTGTTCAAGTTCTGAAGAGACTGTATCCGCATTGGGAATTGACTGTATGCGTGCCGCATGTGCAAAAATCGTGGATAGGTAAAGCTCATCTGGCAGGTAAAAAGTTGTCCGCGCAGTTTCTGTATTCCAAGATGGATTCCGATGATAATAGCTATCTGGGACCCTTTATTCAACCGCAAACCGCCGCTAGTAACTCGAAGTTACCTCGGACCGTTATAAACACAGAGGTGTCACATGACGATATCGAATGGATATTGATTGACGGTACTCCAGCGTCTTGCGTGAACCTTGGCTTGCATCATTTGTCTACTGAGAAGTTTGATCTGGTTGTCTCGGGTCCGAATGTGGGTAGAAACACTAGCGCAGCGTATATCACTTCTAGCGGGACCGTTGGCGCCGCCATGGAAGCGGTTATAGCGGGAAACGTAAAATCTGTGGCGGTATCCTGGGCTTATTTCGATGGTGTGAAGAATGTTAGcagttctttgatggaGATGGCTTCCAAGAGGTCTTTGCAAATCATTGACCATTTGTACCACAATTGGGACCCTCGCACAGATTTCTATAGCATCAACGTTCCTCTGGTTGAGAATCTGTCCTACGAGACCAAGGCCGTTTATACATCTATTTGGGATAACAGATGGGGTCCTATCTTTAGTGGTCCGCACATCGAATGCGGCCCCACTAACGATGAAATTGAGGACGGCAGCGAGAATCAAATGATATCTTTCGAGTGGGCGCCGAACTTCAAGTCACACACAAGCTCTAAGCACCATACAAACGATGATGTGGTCGATAGAGACATTGTCGAAGATGGGAAGATCAGCGTCACAGGTATAAGGTCGACTTATCTACACAGTGTTCATCTCAATGGTGAATTGCCTCTGCGAGCGCCGGACAAGGATGTTTCGGACGTATCATTTGTAATAACCATCGATCCAAATGATTATATACACGGCCCGCTAAAGAACGCGATTACCAAATGGATTCCTAATGCCCAGATCGTGACGACATTACCAGCGAAAAGTGGAGGAAGCCAGCGGCTTTTCCACTATGGGGATTACGAAGACCTTGACATGGAAAGGCTTGCCTCGGGTGCAGAAAGTTACTTTGCAAATTCATACATTTACCGGAAGGCTCTCATAAGGAAGCATTATCTGACACAAACGATTAACCATTTTGTTGCCAAGAATCCTAAGTCTATCCTATCGAGGGCTTATCTAGAGtctttcatcattgatcTAGATTATGCAGAGTTTCTGGATGATGCGCTGGATGAAAACTGGGAACTAagacaagaacttgagTCTGAACAATATTGGTGGATTGTTAAACCGAGCATGAGTGATAAGGGACAGGGGATAAGAGTCTTCAAAACCATCGAGGATCTGCAAGCTATTTTCGATTCctttgacgaagacgacattgatgatgaagctaACGTCGTCGATAGCAACAGAATCATCATCTCGCAACTGCGTCACTTCGTTATACAACGCTACCTGGAAAAGCCACTACTGCTTCCATCAATGAACAACCGAAAGTTTCATATAAGATGCTACATCAGCTGCAGAGGGGCTTTGAAAGTGTACGTTTATGACAGAATGTTAGCTCTCTTTGCACCAAGTAAGTTTGAAACTCTTGATCATGATCGATATTCACCGACAAGCGTGGATGACCTCGCCTGTCATCTAACTAATACATGTTTGCAGTCCAAAAGAGCCCAAAAGGAGCTTTCAGTGGTTGAATTTGATTCGCTAAATGATCTAACCCTCGATGACAAACTGAGAATTAAACAACAAATACACCAGGTAGCACATGACATCTTTTTGGCAGCAGTACAGGTCAACAGCTTTAATTTCCAACCATTACCGAATGCTTTCGAGACTTTTGGTGTTGATTTCCTCGTGGACGAAAATCTTGACATTAAGCTGCTGGAAATCAACGCTTATCCTGATTTTAAACAAACTGGGAatgatttgaaggatctaATTGACGGCCTGTTCGACCATGCTGTCGAGAAGCTGGTTCTTCCATTGTTACAACGGGAAGAATCGGCAAATAAAACGTCACATAGCGATTTCGTCCAAGTCCTTGATTATTCCCCTAATGATTGGCGCTAA
- the TIM12 gene encoding Tim12p (ancestral locus Anc_3.334), which produces MSLFVNPYNAQEVRQEKIDIAEVQFNAMNVTFNNILHTCLEKCIPHDVYSESDLNKGEMCCIDRCVAKMHYSNRLIGALVQARGFAPDAHLAHYDKFKQPQLDIGS; this is translated from the coding sequence ATGTCGCTATTCGTCAACCCATACAATGCTCAAGAAGTGCGCCAGGAAAAGATTGACATAGCTGAAGTGCAATTCAACGCCATGAACGTGACCTTCAACAACATCCTCCATACCTGTCTCGAGAAATGCATTCCACACGACGTGTACAGCGAAAGCGATCTGAACAAGGGCGAAATGTGCTGCATAGACCGGTGCGTCGCCAAGATGCACTACAGCAACCGCCTGATCGGAGCGCTAGTCCAGGCAAGAGGATTCGCTCCAGACGCGCATTTAGCTCATTACGACAAGTTCAAACAACCGCAACTGGACATAGGATCATGA